From Buchnera aphidicola (Cinara tujafilina):
TGCATTCATATTAATTGCAGCATAAAACCATTTTTGACTGGTTTCTTGTCCTTTAAAAAATTGTATAAAATTTTTTTTAGGCATTTTACAAATATCAACGCATACTTCTAAAATTTTTTTTCTTTTTTTTTGGATTTTTGAAAGAATATTTCGTATATTATTAACTAAATAATCAAATTGTTTTGGTGCTAAACGAAATTGTTTAAAGATTTCTGATAATTCTTTGATAGCGGTGATAGCATTTTTATGGGTTCTATTTTTTGTTTTTATTATATAATTAGTAATATAATATTGAGTTTGTAATTGTAAAAATTTTTCTTTAGCAATATTTGGGTCAATAAGATTTTCTTCGTCTTGATCATTAGAAACAGGGTTAATATTTAGAGTTTTTATTTCTTTTTTTATAGTAGAATTATTTAATACATCTATTGTTGTAATAGGAAATAAGGTATTTTCTATATTAGGATCAACAAATCCAGAAATGATTTCAGATAATTTTATATCTCCAGATTCTACTTTATGGTATTGTTCTAAAAGATATGCGATTGCTTGTGGATATTCAGAAAAGGAGCTTTGTACTTGATTTACCCCTTCTTCAATACGTTTTGCGATATCTATTTCTCCTTCGCGTGTTAATAATTCTACAGTTCCCATTTCACGCATATACATTCGTATTGGGTCAGTGGTTCTGCCTAATTCTGTTTCAACATGCGAAAGAACCTGTGCGGCTACTTCTACGGCGTCTTCATCAGTATCTGTTGGGGTTTCATTTAATATTAAATTACCAGCATCGCGGGCTTCTTCTACTACTTGGATTCCAAAATCTTTTATCATTTGTATGATATTTTTAATTTGATCAGAATTTATAATATCATCTGGAAGATGATCATGGATTTCTGCATAAGTAAGATAGCCCTGTTCTTTTCCGTGAGAGACAAGTATTTTTAGTTGTGAATGCGGTTTTTTTTCCATAATACGACATCTGCTTTTTAATATATAAATATTTATAAGAAATAAATATGTATATTTTTATATGAATAAGATTAAAATATTATTATTTTAATTAATAAAAAAAATTTGTAAAAGATTTAATAATAATTTAAATATTGGTTATTATACTACTAATATTACTAAATTTTATGTTTTACAATTTTTTGATTAATTTTCCATAGCTTTTTTTTTTCTGTTATATTTAATCCTTCTTTGCGTTCTTTTGTAAGAAAATAAGTATATTTATATTCTAAATTTTGTATTTTTATTTTTTTTAACAATTCTAAAAATGTTGGATATATTTTATTTTTTCCAATCATATGATTCCATACAATTAAGTATTTAAATATTTTTTCTAATTTTGAATTTCGATAATATTCAATTAATTGATTAGTTGCAAGATTTGGATTTTTATGTAATATTTTTAGTAAATCTACAAAAATATTTATTCCGACTACATGAAATTTATTGATTTTTTTAATATTTTTAATTTCTTTTGCTAATTCTGGGTTTTGTAAAAGTAAGCTAATTAATAATCGAATAGGTGTTTTTTTAATAAAGGTATTGAATGGTTTTTTTAATGTTTTTAATGTATTACATAATTTTTTAAATTGATAAATATCTAAGATACCAGTTTTTTCTCCTAATAATTTTTGTAAATGTATTTTTATATTTTTTCCTGGAATTTTATTAATTAATGGCAGAATTAATCTACTTAATTGAATGCGATCTTCAATTTTTCCTAATTGCATATTTTTAGAAATTTTATTAAATAAAAAATGAATATAATATTTCGGATTCTTGTATTCTTTTTTAAAATTTTCCTCTCCTTCTTTTAAAATTATACTGCTAGGATCTTCATTTTCAGGTAAAAATATAAATTTTACGGTACGATGATCTTTTAAAAAAGGTAAGATAAGATTCAAGGTAATCCAGTTAGTTTTTTTTCCAGCATGATCGCCGTCGTAACAAAAAATAATATTATCACTAATTTGAAATAATTTTTTACAGTGCTCTGAATTAATTACAGTTCCTAATAAGGCTACAGCATAAATATTATATTGAGCTAAGGATAACACATCAAAATATCCTTCAACGACTATTATTTGTTTTGGTTTTAAGGTTTGTACTGTTAACTCATAAATTCCATAAAGATTTTTATTTTTATAAAAAATTGGATTTTCCGAAGAA
This genomic window contains:
- the dnaG gene encoding DNA primase: MMGKIPKYFIQELLERTNIIDLINLRFKLKKIGENYQALCPFHHEKHHLLLSIKKQFFYCFGCKVHGNAIDFLMEYEKLNFLDSITELSTLHNIIIPFKEKKQKKLNIIFIKKKLHTILSEISNIYQKNLFSSNPIAYQYLLKRGISKKIIYRFLLGYATFQNNQIKNYIEKKKLEPSILLDSGLIIINKEKKFYDRFRNRIMFPIRDKYGNINGFGGRKLNNINQPKYLNSSENPIFYKNKNLYGIYELTVQTLKPKQIIVVEGYFDVLSLAQYNIYAVALLGTVINSEHCKKLFQISDNIIFCYDGDHAGKKTNWITLNLILPFLKDHRTVKFIFLPENEDPSSIILKEGEENFKKEYKNPKYYIHFLFNKISKNMQLGKIEDRIQLSRLILPLINKIPGKNIKIHLQKLLGEKTGILDIYQFKKLCNTLKTLKKPFNTFIKKTPIRLLISLLLQNPELAKEIKNIKKINKFHVVGINIFVDLLKILHKNPNLATNQLIEYYRNSKLEKIFKYLIVWNHMIGKNKIYPTFLELLKKIKIQNLEYKYTYFLTKERKEGLNITEKKKLWKINQKIVKHKI
- the rpoD gene encoding RNA polymerase sigma-70 factor gives rise to the protein MEKKPHSQLKILVSHGKEQGYLTYAEIHDHLPDDIINSDQIKNIIQMIKDFGIQVVEEARDAGNLILNETPTDTDEDAVEVAAQVLSHVETELGRTTDPIRMYMREMGTVELLTREGEIDIAKRIEEGVNQVQSSFSEYPQAIAYLLEQYHKVESGDIKLSEIISGFVDPNIENTLFPITTIDVLNNSTIKKEIKTLNINPVSNDQDEENLIDPNIAKEKFLQLQTQYYITNYIIKTKNRTHKNAITAIKELSEIFKQFRLAPKQFDYLVNNIRNILSKIQKKRKKILEVCVDICKMPKKNFIQFFKGQETSQKWFYAAINMNAPWSIKLCEFQNDIFKILRELLIIEKKIGLTIEQAKDINKRMSSGEIKAKRAKKEMVEANLRLVISIAKKYTNRGLQFLDLIQEGNIGLMKAVDKFEYRRGYKFSTYATWWIRQAITRSIADQARTIRIPVHMIETINKLNRISRYMLQEIGREPTPEELSEKMLIPEDKIRKVLKIAKEPISMETPIGDDDDSHLGDFIEDTNLELPLESATSESLRTITHDVLAGLTAREAKVLRMRFGIDMNTDHTLEEVGKQFDVTRERIRQIEAKALRKLRHPSRSEILKSFLDDS